From Nocardia sp. NBC_00416:
TTCGAGGAGACCGGACTGGTCGCCCGCCGCGTCACCGATTTCCTGGGCTGGTTCGATTACGCCACCCGCACCAAAGCAAAAGTGCGGAAGTTCAGCTTTCTGGCCGAGGCCGAAGCCGGCGAGATAACGCTGGCGCCGAACGAGCACGACGACTACGCCTGGATAGACGCCGACGCGCTGGAGGACCTCCCGATGGCCCCCGATATGCGCGAGGCCGTCGACCTCCTGATCACCGAGCGGGAGCGCGGACCTGCCCGAATACCTCCCGGCCTGCGGGGCAGGTAGCGTCGCGGCGGTGTCCAGCTCTGCGCCCGAACCCGCCGCCACAGACCGGACACCCGCCGGAGGGCGGCGCTACAGGCTCAACGCGTTGCGTGCCGCGGTGGCGGAGAGTCCCGGCGCCGTCCGCCTGACCCTGGTGCGGTTCACGAGCCAATTCGGTGACGGCATGTTCCAGGCGGCGCTGTCGGGCGCCATCTTGTTCAACCCCGAACGCGAGACCGATCCACTCGCCGTCGCGGCGGGTTTCGCCGTCCTGCTGCTGCCTTATTCGCTGATCGGACCGTATGCGGGGGCCCTGCTGGACCGATGGGATCGGCGGCTGGTGCTGCTGGTCGCAAATATCGTGCGCGGGCTGCTGATCGCCGCCGTCGCACTGGGGTTGCTCGCCGGCGTCGGCGCGAGCCCACTATTGCTGCTCGCCCTCTCGGTGGTGGGGATCAGCCGGTTCACCGCCGCCGGTGTCTCGGCGGCGCTGCCGCGGGTGCTGGCGCAGCGGCGTCTGGTACCGGCCAACTCCGTCCTGGCGACAGTGGGTTCGGCCTGCGCCGCCGCGGGCGCGGCGACCGCGGTGGCGGTGATCGGCATGGTCGGCGCGGGCGACGCCGGATCAGCGCTCGCCGTCGCCCTGAGTGTGACGGGCTCGGTGGCCGGGGTGGTACTCGCGGCGGGGTTCCGGCCCCGGGCTCTGGGCCCGGAATCGGAGCCCGGCGACACGGTGGGCGCGGTGCGGGCCGTACTCACCGGACTGCTGGTCGGGGCGCGCGCGGTGCGGCACTCGGTCGATGTGTCCACGGCGATGATCGGGATCGGCACCCATCGAATCGTCTTCGGCGCCGACACTCTCGTCATGGTGCTCGTGCTCCGGGAATCCCCGTCCCACGGCGCGGCGGTGGACAGCGGCCTGATCGGCTTCGGTGTCGCGATCACCGCCACCGCGGCCGGAATGCTGCTCGCCGCCCTGCTGGCCCCGTTCCTCATCCCACGCCTGGGTCGCCCCCGGACCATCCTGCTCGGACTTTCCTGCGCGATCGCCGTGCAATTGGCGCTGGTGCTGCCGACGGCTCTCGCCCACTCCGCCGATGCCGTCCACCGCGCCCACCAACTGCTGCTCATCGGCGCATTCCTGTTCGGCCTGGCCGGCCAGACGATCAAACTCACCGGCGACGCCGCGATGCAGATCGACGTCGCCGACGACCGGCGCGGACAGGTGTTCGCGCTACAGGACACGGTGTTCAATATCGCGTTCGTGCTGGCCGTCGCGGTGACGGCGCTGGTGGTTCCGGCGGACGGCAGGTCGGCGGCCGTGGCGCTGGCGGGAGCCGGCTGCTACGGGGCGGGGATCATCGCGCTCCTGCTCAACAACCGCCGCTCACGGGCGGCGGCTGTCCGGATCAAGTGACGCCGCGTTCGTCACCGACGCGGCGGCAGCGGAAAGAACCCACTGGTGCGGGCTACGTAGTCGTCGAAGGCAGCACCGCGCCGACGCCGCATACCTTTCTCCAGCAATGCTTTTCCGCTGTATCGCACCAGTAGGGTCGTCATCACGGCGGGGGACAGGACCGCGACCAGTCCGGCCGGGTGACCGAGGCTCAGTAACCACAGACCGGTCCATACACAGGCGTCGCCGAAATAGTTGGGATGCCGCGTCCACGCCCACAGACCACGAGCCATGATGAGCCCCGCGTTGGCCGGGTCCTTTTTGAACCGTGCCAGCTGCGCATCGCCGACGGCCTCGAAAAGGAACCCGACCAGCCACACCGCGATCCCGAATACCCCCAGCACGCCGAGCGGGCGCGGTTCGTACATCGCCAGCTGCACTGGCAAGGAGATGACGAGCAGCAGTACGCCCTGCAACCCGTAGATCTTGCGGACAAGGAACCCGACGAGGGAGCCGGTCCGGTGTCGCATGATCGCGGTGTAGCGAGGGTCCTGACCGTGTCCCCGGTTGCGATTGCCGATATATGCGCCCAACCGCAGGCCCCAGATCGCGGTGAGTGCCAGCATCACAGTTCGGCGCACATCGTCGCCGCCCGCTCCCGTCGACGCCCAATAGCTCACCGCCGCGACCAGAACGAAGCCGGGCCCCCAGAAGATATCGATGATCGAGTGGTTGCGGATGCGGATCGCCACCGCCATGACAACGCCCAGGTAGGCGAGCACGGCGAGCGCGCACAGCACCAGGTTGAGGGCGAGATCGCCCCAGGCGAGATCGTGCACAGGTGCCTCCGTTGTGCTCAGGTCTGATTCGGCGGCCGAACGCAGACCGTTGTGCCACCTCGGCCGTGCCCACCGGACAGCTGATTCGGCCGTCCGATGGGCAGGCCGTCGTCAACGATCGCCGTATGTCTCCCGCAGCTGCCGCTTCAACAACTTGCCGCTGGCGTTCATCGGCAGCGCATCGACCACGATGACCTCCGTCGGGCACTTGTAGTGCGCCATCCGATCACGTGCCCACGCGATCAGCTGGGTACCGTCGATCGCGGCGCCGGCGGCGGCAACGACCACCGCGACCGGCGTCTCGCCCCACTTCGCCGACGGCACACCGACCACCGCGACCTGGGAGACCGAGGGGTGACCGGTGAGCACGCTTTCGACCTCGGCCGGATAAACGTTCTCACCCCCCGATACGATCATGTCCTTGAGCCGATCGTGCAGATAGAGATATCCGTCCGCATCGAGGGAGCCCCCGTCACCGGTGCGCAGCCAGCCACCCTGGACGAACGCCGCCGCGGTGGCTTCCGGATTCCGCCAGTAGCCCCGCATCAGCTGGCCGCCGCCGATGAGCACCTCGCCCCGTTCACCAGGACCCAGATCCTCCAGCGTGCCGGGATCGACCACCCGAACCGCGGCGTTGTGCACGACCCGTCCGACCGACCGGAGTCGATGCACGGTCTCGGCGGTCGGCCGATGATCTTGCGGGCTCAGCATGGTGATACCGCCGGTGGATTCGGTGAGCCCGTAACTCTGCATGAACCGGCAGCCGAAGACCTCTGTCGCCTCTCGCAGCACCGGCTCGGGCATCGGCGACGCGCCGTAGACGATGCACTTCAGTGCACTCCAGTCACTCGCCCGCACATCGGGCAGGGTGAGCAAGAACTGGATCACCGTCGGCACCGCGACGCCGTGCGATACCCGATAATCACGCAGAATCCGGCTCAAATCTGTCGGCGAGGCCGCGTTGAACAGCAACATCGAAGCACCGTTGACAGCGGATACCAGAGCCAGACCCAGGCCTGCCACATGGAAGAACGGCACGGGCGCGAAGGTCACCGATGTCTGGTCCAGGTCCAGCTCGTGCTGCAGGGCCCCCAGCGCCTGGCCGATATTCGCGCCGGTGAGTTCGATGCCCTTCGGATGCCCTGTCGTGCCCGAGGTGTAGAGGATCAGTGCCGTTTCCTCGGCAGCCCGCGCGAAGCCGGGGTCGTCTTCGGATGCCGTCGACACCCACTCGTCGTATGTCACCGCACCGGAGTGTTCGGCAAGGGTGACGACGACCCGGACCCCGGCCGCTTCGGCTGTCTCGACGAGATGCTCACTGCCGATGCCGAGCACGATGACCTGCGGCTCGCAGTCGCGCAGGATGTATTCGACCTCGGCGGGCGCGAGTCGCGCGTTGAGGGCGGTAGGTATCGCGCCGATCTTGCTCGCCCCGTACAACGTGAACAGGAAATACGGGGAATTCTCGCCCAGGTAGGCGACGCGGTCGCCGGGCTGCACACCGATATCGCTCAGGGCATTGGCCAGACGGCTGGCCGCCCGGTCGAGCTCGCCGTAGGTCGTGGTCGCTGTGGTCGTCACCATCGCCGGCGCATGTGGC
This genomic window contains:
- a CDS encoding NUDIX hydrolase, whose translation is MHPETLARIEQRLRAAARRDGVTALVVGVAVFRNGKLLVVRRVPGDYLGGMYELPGGGVESGESLAESVIRELFEETGLVARRVTDFLGWFDYATRTKAKVRKFSFLAEAEAGEITLAPNEHDDYAWIDADALEDLPMAPDMREAVDLLITERERGPARIPPGLRGR
- a CDS encoding MFS transporter → MSSSAPEPAATDRTPAGGRRYRLNALRAAVAESPGAVRLTLVRFTSQFGDGMFQAALSGAILFNPERETDPLAVAAGFAVLLLPYSLIGPYAGALLDRWDRRLVLLVANIVRGLLIAAVALGLLAGVGASPLLLLALSVVGISRFTAAGVSAALPRVLAQRRLVPANSVLATVGSACAAAGAATAVAVIGMVGAGDAGSALAVALSVTGSVAGVVLAAGFRPRALGPESEPGDTVGAVRAVLTGLLVGARAVRHSVDVSTAMIGIGTHRIVFGADTLVMVLVLRESPSHGAAVDSGLIGFGVAITATAAGMLLAALLAPFLIPRLGRPRTILLGLSCAIAVQLALVLPTALAHSADAVHRAHQLLLIGAFLFGLAGQTIKLTGDAAMQIDVADDRRGQVFALQDTVFNIAFVLAVAVTALVVPADGRSAAVALAGAGCYGAGIIALLLNNRRSRAAAVRIK
- a CDS encoding DUF1295 domain-containing protein, producing the protein MAVAIRIRNHSIIDIFWGPGFVLVAAVSYWASTGAGGDDVRRTVMLALTAIWGLRLGAYIGNRNRGHGQDPRYTAIMRHRTGSLVGFLVRKIYGLQGVLLLVISLPVQLAMYEPRPLGVLGVFGIAVWLVGFLFEAVGDAQLARFKKDPANAGLIMARGLWAWTRHPNYFGDACVWTGLWLLSLGHPAGLVAVLSPAVMTTLLVRYSGKALLEKGMRRRRGAAFDDYVARTSGFFPLPPRR
- a CDS encoding class I adenylate-forming enzyme family protein, which produces MSDHDLVQLWADIEPTYGHHADGTRVERLEDLPRFRAAATPHAPAMVTTTATTTYGELDRAASRLANALSDIGVQPGDRVAYLGENSPYFLFTLYGASKIGAIPTALNARLAPAEVEYILRDCEPQVIVLGIGSEHLVETAEAAGVRVVVTLAEHSGAVTYDEWVSTASEDDPGFARAAEETALILYTSGTTGHPKGIELTGANIGQALGALQHELDLDQTSVTFAPVPFFHVAGLGLALVSAVNGASMLLFNAASPTDLSRILRDYRVSHGVAVPTVIQFLLTLPDVRASDWSALKCIVYGASPMPEPVLREATEVFGCRFMQSYGLTESTGGITMLSPQDHRPTAETVHRLRSVGRVVHNAAVRVVDPGTLEDLGPGERGEVLIGGGQLMRGYWRNPEATAAAFVQGGWLRTGDGGSLDADGYLYLHDRLKDMIVSGGENVYPAEVESVLTGHPSVSQVAVVGVPSAKWGETPVAVVVAAAGAAIDGTQLIAWARDRMAHYKCPTEVIVVDALPMNASGKLLKRQLRETYGDR